CTCTTTCAGCGGAGATGATTTACCTTTCTTCTTTGGCTGCATGTTCACCAATTTATATAAGTCATGGCTACAGAAAAACCATaacaaaatactattaaaaaggCCACAGTAAAACAAGAGGATAAAATCAAGAGGTGTGAATTTTCCTGCCCAAACTAGATATAATAAGGTGTAACATACTCATTCAGAGCCCTGTAATATATACCAAAATATGACATAAAGTAGATAATTTGATCCAAACAGtcattttattgaaagtaaGTTTTGACCTGGCAAGTGTTTAGAATACTATTGAAAGCATTTTTCTTAGGCAACCTCCTATTAGCTCTATTTGTAGTCCCAACTCCATGTGTGTCGTTATGTACTTATGTACCTACCCATAACGTTCAATAAAACCCTACCTGGACAGTAGCCAAAAGAGAGCCAGTCCCTTTCACATATCGATAGTAACTTTTAGTAAAACAACAGCAACGCTTTGAATCAGGATAGACAATATCTGAAATCTTTTAAGGATATAGTTAGacaaagagggagagagaacaaAATTTGGTTTATGAATAATGACATAGGAAACAGAATGTGTCAATAATGACTACGAAAAGAAATTAAGGATACCCATAACACTTCCCCACCGCTCTATCAAGCTCAGTGGAACAAGGTACTGGCCTAAAGAGCTACTATCATGTCCATTCGCATTATCATTTTTCTCTAGGGATCCATAAGCATCTGTAGGAACAATGGTGCTGTCCAAGAAACCAGATTCGGTACCTGTTTGATCACCATGATTCTCGAATTCAAGAAATTTCTCCACTGGCTCACAGGACTGCAGCACTTTGTCCCAGCTCTCCTCTGATTGATCATATTCATTGGCCACTGTGTTATCATGATGCCCAAACAGTGGGCTTGGACACAAAAGCAGCCTGTTATTGAGAAgttgattttggaaagatgAAGGTCTCCTTTTTGCCTATAAAGTAAAGAAGATCGATTATGCAACTATATTAGGAATCTTGAGAAGATGAAAAAACACACGGATCCAAAATCCTGGATAACTAAAATCTTCTACAATATTTTTGTCAACATACTTATCCATAAACATGGTCAGTCAACCATGAAGTGGGAAACAGGAGCTTCAATAGTCACATTGAATATTGATAAAGATAACAATCATATCACGACCCATCTTCAATACCTTTACAAAATAAGAGGATAGGTGCCTCTACCTTGGCTTTTaagtaagaattttttattttttgactggCCAAAGAATATATCAATCATATTGACAAAGTTGGTACAATAactattttctgaaaataaaaacaaaatttaacaGAAATCAATTACTTGAATTTTATATCCACTCtccatgtttaaaaaaaatatatgtaggAAGACATCATAAATCTTAGAAATGCAAGCATCTTGCAATTCACTTCCCCaactaaaatcaaattaccAAAGCCCATACATGTTCCAGTAGGCATACCATTTTTAAGATTCTATCATACCTAGGGGCAAAGTATTGATTCTCTCCAGCCAACTAAACCAAATTCATTATTTGATTATCTATCTGTCAGAATGAAACTCAATTTAGTTCAAAACTAAATAAAGGTTATTATCAAACACTGTTCCTGCCTAAATAGGTCCTCGGAGGGGAGGGCTTGGAGTCAGTCCCACCCTTCAACAATTTTCGCATGAAGTGGCCACTGTCATgtatccacacacacacacacacacacttagtAGCCTGAAACCTTACCACAGCACCAGAAAAAGGCCCCTTATGAAGTTCAACggttttaaaaatagataaacctCAGCTCAATTCACTGGGCGTTAAAAACCCACTAAATTCATCTGCTCCAGTCTAGGAGAGTATTTTTTAGAAGCAaggtgaaaatatatatatattttttttacaagcaaaaagaaattttattcaacaaatgtaataggcgaagcccatgtacacatgaagtatataaaagaaaacacctaattacattctaagaaggggaaaaagaagaCAGAAAATCATGAGCTAAAGCTCCATCAAGCCCTAAAACAGAAAACCATtgcaataaagaaaatataaagaatttCCAGATTTCCTCCATGGTCCGCTCCTTATTATTAAAGCATCGCTCGTTCCTTTtccaccaaatacaccacatgagacACAAAGGAAGCAAGGTGAAAAGAATAACAagcaaaaaaatctaataatagcaattcaaataaagagagaaagagagataggATACCAGGCAAAAATAACGTGGCCTGGAATATGGGACACCAAATTGTAAAGGGCTCAATATAAACTCCTGTACAACAAAGTTTGTTTTTGCCAATATATCAATCATTTTTGTATGTGTATCAGATGTCTGCGAAGAAGGGAAAAAAGGTCAgcataatgaaaaataaaatcttcaaCAGAAAAGGGCATATGTCTATCACCAAGTGAAGAAATTTAACTTCAGGTGATGAGCAGAAATACAAAGAACAAACCTCAAATCCAACAACATTTTCCACTAGTAACATATTCGGAGGCTTTGAAGTGTGAGGAATAAGTTCAAGAATCTTGAGAAAAGAGAACGCCCTAGCATCGCCAGAATCCTTTTGGAGACCTAATCATAAGATGCTTGCTGAAACTATTGAGCAATTAACAAAATTATCGATAAAATATAGCGATGATTTACCTTGCCGAGTGTAAGGTTGACAGGGAGGAGAAAGAAGCCATGCGTGTGCCCCATAGCTGTCGAGATCAGCAGCAGTCAAGCTCTGAATATTACCCTGTGCCGATCAACATATTTACAAGACAAACTCTATTACTTCAGAAAACTTTGTCTCGGCAAGTGAAAGTCCAAACcccatcaatttgaaaaaaggaCTAGCTTAAAGGCAAGGTCCAGACTCTGGACCAAGAAGAAATCCTCGTTTTGAGCAGCTTAAAGCACAAAtacaaactaatattttaaccAGGGATATGAGTAGTAACAAACTAGCCTTTCTGGAGCAGCTTAAAGATGAACACCCAAAatgtttcatttttcaaatagcAAAATCCATTTTCGAAAACCCAATGccaaatattcaaaattggGTACTGAAGAAATATCAAAGTTAACCGGGGACAATATGTGGCCAACCTAAAGTTTGCATTAAGTGAAAAGCTACATTAACCTCCACGAGTATAATCAAGGTGAACATTCAAGCAAGTAATTCAGTAACAAAAAGTTGCAGTTGTCCTTGTAAACTGGTGAGATGAGAGTTAAAATGGAAAGAGTTTTTACTTTGAAAATGTTACACAGTAAGCTGGGTGTACCGGTATTAAAACTTGACCCCATCATCCTACTTATGAAAGCAAAACAATCAGCATAAACTATTTTTCTGAAAGAGCAAACCTGATGGGGACGGTGGCCAAAATTGAGCTCGTAAACATCGTTAGCTTTGTCGTTTATATCGAATGCGTCTACTACTTTTGCATTTACACCCGACTTCATTAGCGAGTACCTCTAACCAAACCAGAAACAGATTAATTTCAAAACACACACATACAGCGAGAGAATAAAAGTTTAGGTTGAGAATCTATATTACCAGGCCCCCAATACCGCTGTAGAATTCGAGAACTCTCCAGGGCTTGTCTACTTGCTTGAGAGAACCCTCCGCCATGGGATCGGGTTGTTGTCTGCGACAAAGGGGGTTGTTTTTCTCATGCAAGACGATAAAGCAGTAGCCTATTCGATTTGGTTGAGCGGTGAAATAACGGCGGTTCCAATCACTAGGTTTTTGTCACGGTTCGGTTTACCAGGATTTCGGGACACAGGAGAATGGAGATGCCTGCTTGCcatagtttgttttcacaaattctTTTACCTCTTCTCAAttcataatcataattttttaaaatttttatataaaataaaataaataatttaattcttttaaattttaaaataaaaataatattaaaaattatatattttaaaaatattttatttaattttatttttactcatctcatctcatctcatctataaacgataaatttctcatctcattttattttatataattattataattttcttatatttctatataaaatattataaatattttaatattttaaaataaaaataatattaaaaataatattttatttaacttttaatttttatctatgtataaattaaattacttgTATTGAGAATGGGCTGGGCTCAGTGACTTCTATGGGCTCGGATGGCTAATGTTTTCTTTACTTAGTTTTATTGTAATGGACTAGATTTGTGTTAATAAGCCCAGTTGCTTTTATCtccatttatatttatttgctgTTAGGACGTAAAAGCCCATGGCCTCTGCTTAGCTTTACGTGGGATTTGTAGGATTTTCATggagtatatatactatagtgCAAGACATTCTGAAAAGTTATTGAATTTTCTTtgtcattttctctcattttcttttttaataaaattgagctATCTCGAAGAGAGCAAATGAATATTATCTTATCAAGTTTAGTTTTTGAGGTGTGTTAAGAGTTTTGGATCCAACATATACATATTGGAGTTAGATCCATTCGGGTCCAACAGAGCAAACCAATTTGAATTTgagtttcatttaaaaaataattcgttttattcatttttaatatgCTATAAgtcatattaattataaagaattattgatatatcaataattatatttacaaataaatttcttcttctttcctttctaagttctctatctttcatttattttaattttgtttctttcattttgactTGTTTAAGGGAATTACAATTATAGCTATGCATATggggtagtttttttttttttttttttttttttttctatgtctGATCCGAAATCTGGAAAATCAAGTTCATCTAGACAGGTATCTGCCAGGATTTTGCTTTTGGGTGGGTATCCGAATTAGGGGtaacaatatgtgacacgacccgttaattCAACATGAACAAGACAAGATAAAAGCATATTAGGGTTTAACCTTAACGGGTTTGGGTAAAACGGGTTAACCTGTTAAAACATGATAACTTAATGGGTTGATAACGTTAtgacccgttatgacccgttaataaagttaaagttacaattatacccttatatctacaaaataaaattgttgagattttaatttcgatatttttattatttggattgtaattttagactcgtagttagttttatattttttatagatattgtgattttaacatttatataaaattatgttaaacttaactagatcaatGGAGTTAATTATGGGCCTGTTCAATCCATTCATATAAACggatcaaaacgggttgacacaacacgacccgttatgttaatgggtcgtgttagtgTTTGAGATATTGACAcaataagcttaacgggtcaaGTTAGAGTtaacctatatagtataatatacatgtattgacacgatccgttaacacgatttgacacccatAATCCGAATGCACCTCTATCTTGATACATGTAAAATTATCTAATGTGGAAACTAAGTACTTGGAACCGGATTTCtctaatcttttttaaaaaaattatatcccgTTTAGATGTCCTAAATGACgtggttttgatatttgaaacgacgtcattttgtgCTTGTAACCCTTACCTTAAAATgggtttttgaaaaattcaagtaTCCGGTTACAACTCATATAACCAGATATCCAACCTTTTATCATTAGGTGCTTGCTTGGATAATCGGATTGACCCCAACGAAAATTCAAACCCTGTTAAAAATTTGGATGTGGATCCGATTATAGTCAAATACCTAGATTCCCATCCAAATTTACATCTGTAATACAATAAAAGACACAATAATTGATTATTATTCTCAACATTTTGTTTGGGCAATGAGACAAGatgaaaaattatcaaaattttttaatttttttttccaaattattatcaaaattatcaaaattattattatataataattataacttttataaatttcaaaacaaaacacaaaaaaccaatataacctttcaaaacaaaaataatgtcaaaaaatcatattcaaacaattttgtgatttataatatatttatcaattatGCTGTATATAGTCACTTTTACATACTCGTTGCGTACTTCATTGATGTGGGGAAACTCAgcaggcctcatttgtttttgcagatgagataaattgagattaaagttaaaaattgaataaaatattattaaaatatatatttttaatattatttttattttgagatttaaaaaagttaaattatttattttactttgtgtgaaaatttgaaagaattgtaaTTAAGGGTATAAAAATTAACCACAAAAGGGGCCCGGACTCACTTGACCAATCCGCTTTTGGACTAGTCTTATCCAGGACCGGTTCCCTTAGTTCGAAAACCGGCCTGTACCGATCCGGTTCCGGTTCTATACTTTTCAGGACAGGATCAGtacactatattatatattttaaattaatttttttaatattatatataatttttttatattatatataatttatatatataataatataaattataattatatataagataatgttattataatttataacataaaattttaatcttagacgtgaaaatttatttgatcatatgctttaaacataagatatatatattaataacattttatggtgTAAGAAATtatcaacatattcattttgataaatacataatatattagtaatactaatgtatattaatatattaattatattttgctttaattaattgatatactaatgtatattaatatattaattagattttatgtCATAATATTAATGCTATTAAAACCGAAAAACCGAATAGAACCTGTAAAATCGAAGATATTAGCTTAGGAGGGTAATCAGTGTGTAatcgatttttaaaaatgtaaaatcggtcctaaattttatcaaaaattggaccagaccggttacacctatagttataatgattatatgagattgAATGAgatagatgagttgagagaagttTTGAGGAGTTATGAAGATAAATGAgactattttatattaacaaaaaaagtgaCACAATCAATTACATTAATGAAGTGCACGAATAGTACGCAAAAGTgactacatatataattattgtatttttttgttcaactttgtatcatttatttctcaatatctaataaaataccttaactcaaattattttactactatttacataattttgagatatttaaGTGTGCAAACATGCTCTaaatgtgatatttaaaaaaaaaaaaattgcacgaatatcattattttataaaaatactttttatttaaaatacacccgtatttttatttttatttatttttgattttttttgaagTCCAGTCCGGGGACGTTATCGTCATTTGGCGCCCCTCCGCCCAAACTCCAGGATAGACCAGGGATAGTCTAGTAACTTCAGGGATCCAGCAGAAGCAGCGAGGTTCCTCATATATAAAAGCCTAGGTTTTACTATCAGCGAGCGTTCTCTCGCTAATCTTGTCGTCACGTTTCTGTGGTTCTGCGTCTCTCAGGTGCTCTTTAGGGTTCCTGAGCTCTTCATCTTTAGcgtctaaaattatattaattttattttttactttttcgaGCTCATGAGTTTGATCGGTGGCCTTTAATCTTCTACCCAAAacccttgtttttcttttgtttcttgaagTATTACGTTATTCAAATTTTGCACATGTATATCCTTTAATCACAGAGCGAATAGTATCGGAATGTAATTTCGGTTCGGTTTGATGTCTTAGTTCTCGTTCACTTCCATTTAACGTGCTTACCCTaggttttgtgaaaatttccACCAGGGTTTAAGGTCTTTAGCTTAACCCCCTCCCCGTATAGTGATTGCATCTCAAGTTGATTCGGATTATTGTGTATCCAGTCGAAGGCTTCTTAGGTTAAATGTGTTTTCGATGCGCAATCTGATTAATCACGTATTCTAGATACATTTCAAGTTGTGTTGGCTTATTGTGACTCCAATGGAAGGGTTCTTGCCTTCTTGGGCCCATTACGTTCTTTTCACAAGTTTGTTAACAAAAAGCTGGCTATAGTTGGGACGGTTAGGATTGGGTCTATGCCAgtcttaaaattaaaagaatgtgGACTAGCTTATTGTTTCGAAGGGATTAGCTTAGTACTCAAttgttgatttgtttattattgcTAGGGCACTAGATTTTTTGGCTTTTGGGGTTCTCATGCTGCAGGAGGCTACGAAAAATTGCGTGTTTGTTACCAAATATCTGACTTGTAGTCGAAATTCTCATGTGATCAATTTTTGAGAATTATATACTCATTGCTTGTCGGATGCGTGCTGTTTTGAGTTGCTAATTGTGTTTTTTTCAACTGATACACTAACCTagctttcttttcattttttctcttcctGTCCTGTAATACATGAGGTTACCGTCCTCATGCAAATATGTGGTTTGTTTAACAACAAGAGTTTGGTAAATTGGGGGATTGTGGATGCAGAGCTCCCTGTAGTCGGTTAAGCTCtattaagtttgaaaaatgtttcAATGGTAACTTGAACATGAATTGAAAATCTGTTATTTTCTAAGAGATTCTCTCGTAGAAAGTGGGATTTCCCCTGCTGCTGCCCTAGACCCCACATTTTGGCATGTATTCTTGACATTTCCTTACCCAGGGCATGTATTGTCAAACAGATAGTGTCTTTGTGACTTGGCTTATTGTTTCTGGTAACATGATTGTTAGTGACTGACAATAGATGTGCATGCATTCCATCAGACAAATGGTTATGCTGGCCTGAGTTTTGATactaaaaaatgaagaaaatggcaAAGAAGAAGAGCCCATTGGTTTTTATGGATGTGTCCGTTGATGGGGATCCTGCTGAAAGAATGGTTTTTGAGGTATTATTAATATCAGTTTCATATTTTGTGGTATTATTAATATCAGTTTCATATTTTGTGGTATTATTAATATCAGTTTCATATTTTGTggtattattaatattagtttcatATTTTGTGGTATTATTAATATCAGTTTCATATAAATCTAAGCGTTCTACAGTATTTTCTGCTCACTTCTGTTGCTGTTGTAGTGTGATTAATGGATAGTAAATATACTTATTGGGGATCTTTGGTCTTACAGCTTTTCCCTGACGTTGCTCCTAAGACTGCAGAAAATTTTCGTGCACTTTGTACAGGTAAATAATGCATTCATGTTTACTTATGGAATTTTATTACTTCATCATCCCTCTAGGTGGTACATTATCTTATTTCTTACCTGTATAGTTAATGTAGCACCATAATCATTAATTGCCACTCTGGTCTTATTTTCTCCTAGACATGAAAATTGTTGTACACACATTTAGGTATATAGCTTCCCATATTTGcatgatatttttctttcctctttttcccCTTGCCCGTTCAggaattaaatttttatcattgGGTATTTTCTAGTTTGTATGAAATTTCTTTGCATTTTCAGGGGAAAAGGGGATTGGCCCTAAGAGTGGAAGACCACTGACCTACAAGGGATCCTTTTTCCATCACATTCTAAAGGGATCCTTTGCACAggtatgttatttatattttacattttgataTTTCTTCTTTAGATTTGGCTTCTGTGCAAAGTTTCTGGTTGAGCATGACTTAGAAGTGGTCTGTATTTTAGTCAGTTACCCTTGTTTATGCTGTAGGATACAGGGCTGATGGTCACGACTGCTTTTCTTGTGATATAGTTTTAAGGTTGAATTTACCAAGTTGTCAATCCTCAAGATTTTACTAAGCTTACCCGTGCCCAACCCACTTTTGCACAGAGTCTTTCTGTTTTTCACCGCATTAATATCTGGTCTATATTTTGCAGGGTGGCGATTTTGTCAAACGAGATGGTATGCATAAATCTTGAAgccattttctttcatatattttcttcttgatGATGTGGAACCTCATATATGTTCAAGGGTACTCCAAAGATGTTAAGAGGATGGTGAACTGTTGGTAATATGGCATGCGACTCAAGAAGAGCTGTATTGCACTCAATGCAATGATGTATTGAgcctaaaaatagattattagatttaaaataattcttttttacgGATAATAATCCATGGTATCCGTTGTGTGGCTGCTGCTTctgtaaattttaatttcgtTTTGCTTCTCCTGGTTGTTTCTTTATCGTCGTGACTCTTTTCTCAGCTCCTGGCTTCAAGTGTTTTTTATTATGCCTTGACGAACTGGTTTTGTTAAGTAATATTTTGACAAGCTTTGTTTTGATATACTAGATAGTAGTAGTAGATCTTATCACAAATGGTGTTAGACTTGATGCTTTATCTGCAAAGTCAATGGAGTTGTTTGGACCAATAGCTTTCTGTTGGATAACTATTAGTGCTCATGTTTCAAATTTCCAACAATGTATATAGGGAACTatgaatgtaaattatgttACGGTTGTACTTGCTCCTGCCTTGTTAATGTGACCCTTTTTGACAaccaattttgtaatttttctgctaccaatttgttgaattttattGGATTGCCGGTTGTATTTGTTATGGCCTATGGTAGGAATAGTTGTATTCGAAGCTAAAGGGTTGAAAGTCGACTCTAGGTTATTGGTATGAAGACATAGAACCATAAGTCGTGCTCAAGTTACATGTGCTTCTCATCCACTGTAAACTTTCTAAATTATTGTTCTCCCTCACCTTAGCTAGGTGTTTCCTTTTGTATACTACCTGTGTATTTGGAGTGGGCCCTTGTTgctctttttatattattttggtatcttaaaaaaatccaaatacatGATAATgagtttattactttttattgctATGCAAATGCTTTTGGTTTTGGTTCCCCTCTCCCCGTTGGGCCCAAATGGCGTGGGGCCACCtcagataaaaaagaaaggaagagggtTATGTTCTGAACGGATTTCGGGGAAGGTGTTTTGTCGCCCTTTTGACAATCTTTTATATTGATTTGCTTGAAGTGGGTGAGATTTATGTTTTCAGTTTCCATGTTCTTACCAATTTGTAAATTAACCCAAAGTGAGCAATATTTTAGGAATGCCCTCTATCTTTGTGAAGAAATGACAGAAGATGTGACCCAATAGTTAAGACAAATGCTGTTTGTAATATGTAGTTGAAATGTgcaaatatgagatttttttgttaCTGGCTCTCGAGttatatttctctatttttcttagGTACCAGTGGAGAAAGTATATACGGGGAAGAGTTTCCAGGTTAGAGCACTATAcctatcttaaaaaaaatctcaaaccttaTATATTGCCCAAAATTATGGATAGGATTGTTTGGAAAGTGGGAACTTTGAAAgaacaatttataaattatttagaatatatatgatatacatTTATGGCTACCTGAACCTGGTAaatgtttataaatttaattttctgttgGATTTTTCCTCATAATGGCTCACAATTTGGATcaaattataactttatttaattagttcaatatttatacctataaaaaaaaattagttcaatATTTGTAAAGTTGATAAGTAATGCATTCACTCTTTATAGTCAGGTTTAATTGTAAAATGCTTGGTTGTCCTGCCACATGGCAAGTTCTTTTTAATTTGCATAGTTGcatactaatttattaaattctgggcttacattgttttttttttttttttttgaaaaaatttagttttgGGCCTACATGTTGGGTTGGGAGTAATTTTGTTTCATATGGTCTCTTAGGATATCCAATAAACGCATCTCCATTGCTCTTTTCTATTCTTTGTGATTCTCTATTGCATGGATTTATTTGTGTTAATATGCGATGGATAAGTTCTCTTGTGCACACGACACAATATGTTTTTCCCTCAATATGTTGTATAATGGGCAGAAGGTGCTGCAGATGAGTTCTCCATATAACCAATCTTGGCATGTGCAAATTGATGAACCATCTGGATGTGTTGTATATGTTGGTTCTCTTTATTTGTATATGTTGGTTCTCTGTATTTGTGGACTTACAATGCAAGCCATCATATATTTTTGGTCTAGTGATTGTGCTAAGTGACAATTGGTTTGGTTTGTTGTTTCAGATGAGTCGCCCACCCTAAAGCATGATGGACCCGGTCTTTTATCAATGGCAATTGCTGATCGAGATACTTTAGgttctcattttattataaccTTTGAGGCTGATCATCATCTTGACAGGTTagtttatgttatttatgttgttttaaagGTATTTCTATTCATCTTATAAGTTGCTTCTCGTGTGTACTCTTTTCATGTTCTATAGCCCATATAGAtctgtcttttttctttcaaatatgatTTAGATCTGTTATTTATATGGACAGGAAGCATGTTGTCTTCGGGAAACTTGTTTATGGACATGAAGTACTgaggaaaattgaaaatgcGGGTGATGAAGATGGGGGGCCAACTGTGACTGTTAAAATCATCAACTGCGGTGAATTTAGTGAGAGTAAGAGTCATATAGCTACACCatctaatttttatctataaCAGTTGTAGATGAAGTAATTACTCCTGTTACAAAATGAGAGTCCCTTGCAGAGGATTAAACTTTTCCTTGAACGAAAAGGGATATACGTTCAAAACTATCATTTGAACGCTAGaaaatttttagtttgtttggggcagattttttttttgttgggagggggggggggggggggggtgctaGTGATTAAGGTTTCCAAGATTATGGGATAGCCCTAAGTTTTGAAGGGTGCTGCATGgaatattttttctactttcagTGCTTATCTGCtctagtttgtgagttattctcttttgtatatgttttgtttactCTGTGCAGGCAGGAAAAAAgccaataaatttaaaataggaAAAGATGCGTCTTCTGATGCAAATAATCATGAAGCACGACGAAGGGGAAAGCACAAGAAATCCTCTAGGgatagaaggaaaagaagaagaagatactaTTCATCCGACACAGAGAGTTCCTCAGATACTGAGTTGGAATCATCTGAATCGGATAGTGATTCTGACTTGTATTTGTCGTCTTCCTCTTACACTAGTTCTTCAAGTGATGACAGGCGTAAGAAGAGAAAGCGATCATCTAAAAGAGACAAACATAGACGGGGGAAAAGAAGTGACAAACGTCGTGACAAAAGGCGAAGGAAGCGCGATA
This genomic interval from Juglans microcarpa x Juglans regia isolate MS1-56 chromosome 4D, Jm3101_v1.0, whole genome shotgun sequence contains the following:
- the LOC121261315 gene encoding tRNA (cytosine(38)-C(5))-methyltransferase 2 isoform X1, giving the protein MAEGSLKQVDKPWRVLEFYSGIGGLRYSLMKSGVNAKVVDAFDINDKANDVYELNFGHRPHQGNIQSLTAADLDSYGAHAWLLSPPCQPYTRQGLQKDSGDARAFSFLKILELIPHTSKPPNMLLVENVVGFETSDTHTKMIDILAKTNFVVQEFILSPLQFGVPYSRPRYFCLAKRRPSSFQNQLLNNRLLLCPSPLFGHHDNTVANEYDQSEESWDKVLQSCEPVEKFLEFENHGDQTGTESGFLDSTIVPTDAYGSLEKNDNANGHDSSSLGQYLVPLSLIERWGSVMDIVYPDSKRCCCFTKSYYRYVKGTGSLLATVQPKKKGKSSPLKEQCLRFFTPREVANLHSFPEDFHFPQHISLRQRYALLGNSLSIAVVSPLIRYLFAEPSV
- the LOC121261315 gene encoding tRNA (cytosine(38)-C(5))-methyltransferase 2 isoform X2; its protein translation is MAEGSLKQVDKPWRVLEFYSGIGGLRYSLMKSGVNAKVVDAFDINDKANDVYELNFGHRPHQGNIQSLTAADLDSYGAHAWLLSPPCQPYTRQGLQKDSGDARAFSFLKILELIPHTSKPPNMLLVENVVGFETSDTHTKMIDILAKTNFVVQEFILSPLQFGVPYSRPRYFCLAKRRPSSFQNQLLNNRLLLCPSPLFGHHDNTVANEYDQSEESWDKVLQSCEPVEKFLEFENHGDQTGTESGFLDSTIVPTDAYGSLEKNDNANGHDSSSLGQYLVPLSLIERWGSVMDIVYPDSKRCCCFTKSYYRYVKGTGSLLATVQPKKKGCQSTFISGRLSLSTAHKP
- the LOC121261315 gene encoding tRNA (cytosine(38)-C(5))-methyltransferase 2 isoform X3, whose product is MAEGSLKQVDKPWRVLEFYSGIGGLRYSLMKSGVNAKVVDAFDINDKANDVYELNFGHRPHQGNIQSLTAADLDSYGAHAWLLSPPCQPYTRQGLQKDSGDARAFSFLKILELIPHTSKPPNMLLVENVVGFETSDTHTKMIDILAKTNFVVQEFILSPLQFGVPYSRPRYFCLAKRRPSSFQNQLLNNRLLLCPSPLFGHHDNTVANEYDQSEESWDKVLQSCEPVEKFLEFENHGDQTGTESGFLDSTIVPTDAYGSLEKNDNANGHDSSSLGQYLVPLSLIERWGSVMDIVYPDSKRCCCFTKSYYRYVKGTGSLLATVQP